DNA sequence from the Dreissena polymorpha isolate Duluth1 chromosome 3, UMN_Dpol_1.0, whole genome shotgun sequence genome:
TGTAATGTTGTTCTGGAGCTGTCTGTGACACAAGATAATGACATCTTTTTGCTAAGTCAGCGTCTAAAAATTCTACACAACTGAAAATTGTCATTTACACGCTTGTTGGAAGCAAACCTATACAAATAATATGTCGAATTGGTATAAAGAAAGTTTTTGAGTCTTACCATTcagtttaaatgaattatttgctttaaaaacagtCATCATCTTAGATGTTTCTTTTTTTCGCTAGcacgttatttatatttatagaaaaaaatcccatgacCATGACTCCATTTTCGAATTGGTGTTTTCtaagaaaaaaacatgattaTATACCATTAAAATAATCGATGTGTATtacatgttttcaaaaagatcgtataaaattaaagaatttataaacatttgtattttttaaatacatatttaaaaacagtCCGTACGTGTACAAACAACAAAAATAGTGACAATTAATTTTCGCTATACGTGCGCGTGCAATTGCCGTATTACTTTAACGATAATATgagcaatataaataaatataatgtttatattctcaatttacgGGGTGAAATAAAAGCCATAAAAATGTTGGTATGATACCAATACTGCAATTATCGAATCGCCAGCCTTTTGAACACAAATTGCTTGGACAGTGACCGTTGATATGGTCGCACACAGAGTTGTCTTTGCAATGACATAACGACGCGCAATTCTTTCCAAAAGAGCCCTGCATGCATTCTGAATACACGGATCAAGATATAGGTACATTGAAACTAATTAAAATACGCAATAGAGCAAACCATGAATTGACAAAACAAAATCAGGTTAAACATGGCAAAACATCATCATTTTCTTAGAGTTGCAGAAACAcattgtatgattttaaaatcggtgatgtacatgtttaatttaatacctGTGCTGCAGTTATGACCTGTCCATTCCGGCGAACACTCTTTGTCAGAACAGTTGCCAGACACGTGGTCACAGCCTATGCCTTCCTGACAATGGCAGGGGAAGGAGCAGTTCATCCCAAAGGAACCACTGTCACAAGCTTGAAAAAACCCCATATCGATCATTCCACAATATCGTAGTTCTTGCATTTATAATCgatacaacataaaaatgaatgtaa
Encoded proteins:
- the LOC127871525 gene encoding multiple epidermal growth factor-like domains protein 10 isoform X1 — translated: MQELRYCGMIDMGFFQACDSGSFGMNCSFPCHCQEGIGCDHVSGNCSDKECSPEWTGHNCSTECMQGSFGKNCASLCHCKDNSVCDHINGHCPSNLCSKGWRFDNCSIAHTFPTVSDKDSKGIPISAFVAVVVFLAIAVGCNIVLATFYIKLRRKRQSGTENNTIVTSPSSLRSDEYDTISPRLQETNDYEGLQMETRTYYND